One genomic segment of Chitinophaga sancti includes these proteins:
- a CDS encoding glycoside hydrolase family 19 protein, which yields MKTLLSRMVWVILFTCYLLPIHSQSLSSVIDSTEWNTFFPHRFNPDDRTGAGTLPTTAAKDFYSYANFAKAVTWMSNIKIIVERRCATNLYRLIRVDKTTGSSIVIRTVDGFNSSTNNIITTTVDYGTFANEGDLTVRKRELMAFLANISQETTGGWATAPGGQYAWGLYFREEVGYEGTMNIGYRDETNAEYPPAAGKSYHGRGPIQLSYNYNYGQASEFIFGDKNVLLANPEKVIEDGAIAFETAIWFWMAEQYPKPCCHDVMIPGKWVPTATQTAAGIRAGFGATVNIINGGVECGGGTEKTQVVGRIGHYTRYTGLKGVSLELDGGNNASNCGCANMSQFVIDNTECSMIVSLTFTAPANGILDVTSLSPLTLSVAKNDPNNEVTAVYIKIDGQRLSGTSVSWTPPAYKSYTATAVALRNGKDSVVTTTTFAVWNSQTFAGCAYLPAWDATKNYTTVGNIVLYNSIVYRNQWWAGSADVPGGNDTWAVVGTCVGNGGNGGGNGQSCGSIPGWTQGGIYVAGNQVAYGGKIYQAKWWTQGNQPDLNVGDGLPWTYVGVCSASAIASAVSGPAAVSAKTGVASATDKPVVAASGKTLVATTALTVYPNPVSGNTLTLNINSATNEQLEVSLLDVQSGNPVLQKLINTSGAVQLDISTVPAGVWVLKVNGKAGLIGSAKIVRIR from the coding sequence TCACCTGCTATTTGCTACCCATTCATTCTCAATCCTTATCATCCGTTATTGACAGCACTGAGTGGAATACGTTTTTCCCTCACCGCTTCAATCCTGACGATCGCACCGGTGCTGGTACATTGCCCACGACCGCTGCTAAGGATTTTTATTCCTATGCTAACTTTGCCAAAGCCGTGACATGGATGAGCAATATAAAGATTATTGTAGAACGGCGTTGTGCTACCAACCTGTATCGCCTGATCCGTGTGGACAAAACCACCGGCTCTTCTATTGTGATTCGTACGGTAGATGGGTTTAACAGCTCTACTAACAACATCATTACCACCACAGTGGATTATGGCACCTTTGCGAATGAAGGTGACCTGACAGTACGCAAACGGGAACTGATGGCTTTTCTGGCGAATATTTCGCAGGAAACCACTGGTGGCTGGGCAACAGCACCGGGTGGTCAATATGCCTGGGGATTGTATTTCAGGGAGGAAGTAGGGTATGAGGGTACTATGAATATTGGTTACAGGGATGAAACCAATGCAGAATATCCGCCTGCTGCAGGCAAGTCTTATCATGGTCGTGGACCGATCCAGCTGAGTTATAATTATAACTATGGTCAGGCGAGTGAGTTTATCTTCGGTGATAAGAATGTATTGCTGGCCAATCCGGAGAAGGTAATTGAAGACGGAGCGATTGCATTTGAAACCGCGATCTGGTTCTGGATGGCAGAGCAGTATCCAAAGCCTTGTTGTCATGATGTGATGATTCCCGGCAAATGGGTACCGACAGCTACGCAGACGGCTGCCGGGATCAGGGCAGGGTTTGGTGCGACGGTGAATATTATTAATGGCGGTGTAGAATGTGGGGGTGGTACGGAAAAAACACAGGTAGTAGGCCGCATTGGTCATTATACCCGCTATACCGGTTTGAAAGGGGTGAGCCTGGAGTTGGATGGTGGCAATAATGCCAGTAATTGTGGTTGTGCAAATATGAGCCAGTTTGTGATTGATAATACGGAATGCAGCATGATCGTATCGCTTACATTTACTGCTCCTGCAAATGGTATACTGGATGTGACCAGCCTTTCTCCCCTTACATTATCAGTGGCTAAGAATGATCCGAATAATGAGGTGACGGCCGTTTATATTAAAATAGATGGTCAGCGGTTGAGTGGAACGAGTGTATCCTGGACACCACCTGCGTATAAGTCTTATACCGCTACAGCAGTGGCATTGCGGAATGGCAAGGATTCAGTGGTAACGACTACAACATTTGCCGTATGGAATAGCCAGACATTTGCAGGTTGTGCGTATTTGCCGGCGTGGGATGCGACGAAGAATTATACGACGGTAGGCAATATCGTGCTGTATAATTCTATCGTGTATAGAAATCAGTGGTGGGCAGGTAGTGCAGACGTTCCAGGTGGTAATGATACGTGGGCAGTGGTAGGAACCTGCGTTGGTAATGGCGGCAATGGTGGTGGAAATGGGCAAAGTTGTGGCAGTATTCCGGGTTGGACACAGGGTGGTATATATGTAGCCGGTAACCAGGTGGCATATGGAGGGAAGATATACCAGGCAAAGTGGTGGACACAGGGTAATCAGCCTGATTTAAATGTAGGAGATGGTTTACCATGGACGTATGTGGGGGTGTGTAGTGCTTCAGCGATAGCTTCGGCTGTGTCAGGGCCTGCAGCTGTGTCTGCGAAGACAGGTGTTGCTTCAGCAACGGATAAACCTGTTGTAGCAGCTTCAGGTAAGACGCTTGTTGCTACAACAGCATTGACTGTTTATCCAAACCCGGTTAGTGGTAATACTTTAACATTGAATATTAATAGTGCTACGAATGAGCAGTTGGAAGTATCCTTATTAGATGTTCAATCAGGTAATCCTGTATTGCAGAAATTGATTAATACAAGTGGTGCGGTACAGCTGGATATCAGTACTGTGCCAGCAGGTGTATGGGTACTGAAAGTGAACGGGAAAGCGGGCTTAATTGGCAGTGCAAAAATAGTCAGGATCCGGTAA